Proteins encoded by one window of Thermococcus sp. Bubb.Bath:
- the surE gene encoding 5'/3'-nucleotidase SurE translates to MRILLTNDDGIYSNGIRAAVKALSKPGEVYVVAPLFQRSASGRAMTLHRPIRAKRVDVPEARVAYGIDGTPTDCVIFAIARFGKFDLAVSGINLGENLSTEITVSGTASAAIEAATHGIPSIAMSLEVEWKKTLGDGSGVDFGVSSIFLRRIAEAVLRKGLPEGVDMLNVNVPSDATPQTPIAITRLARKRYNPTVEERIDPKGNPYYWIVGRLVEKFEPGTDAHALKVERKVSVTPINIDMTSRVDFEKIRGILL, encoded by the coding sequence ATGAGAATACTCCTCACCAACGATGACGGGATTTACTCCAACGGGATTAGAGCGGCGGTTAAAGCGCTTAGTAAGCCCGGGGAAGTCTACGTCGTTGCTCCACTCTTTCAGAGGAGCGCGAGCGGGAGGGCCATGACGCTCCACAGGCCGATAAGGGCCAAGCGCGTTGATGTGCCGGAGGCAAGGGTTGCCTACGGGATAGACGGCACCCCGACGGACTGCGTCATCTTCGCTATAGCGCGCTTTGGGAAGTTTGATTTGGCTGTTAGTGGGATAAACCTCGGTGAGAACCTCAGCACCGAGATAACCGTTTCAGGGACTGCCTCTGCCGCAATAGAGGCAGCCACCCATGGGATTCCCAGCATCGCGATGAGCCTTGAAGTCGAGTGGAAGAAGACCCTCGGGGACGGCTCGGGCGTGGATTTTGGGGTTTCTTCCATCTTCCTGCGGAGGATTGCGGAGGCCGTCCTTAGAAAAGGCCTTCCGGAGGGGGTGGACATGCTCAACGTGAACGTGCCGAGCGATGCAACGCCCCAAACGCCCATCGCTATAACGAGGCTCGCCAGAAAGCGCTACAACCCCACCGTCGAGGAGAGGATAGACCCCAAGGGCAATCCCTACTACTGGATTGTGGGGAGGCTCGTGGAGAAGTTTGAGCCGGGAACCGACGCTCACGCCCTCAAAGTGGAGAGAAAAGTTAGCGTAACGCCGATAAACATCGACATGACGTCGAGGGTGGATTTTGAAAAAATCCGAGGCATTCTTTTGTAG
- a CDS encoding type II toxin-antitoxin system VapC family toxin, with the protein MRFIDANVFIYAFLRPRKEPSENVRAIKESAKGILGRISEGEKVVTTVVHLSEVANVIESMAGKKKAVEILMGILTAENIKVLNVSTSDYLKATLVAEEKSLGINDALAYVKMKEAGIYEVYTFDGDFEKLEVRVVRD; encoded by the coding sequence GTGAGGTTCATAGACGCCAACGTTTTCATATACGCGTTCCTCCGGCCCAGAAAGGAACCATCGGAGAACGTCAGGGCCATCAAAGAGAGTGCAAAGGGGATACTCGGGAGAATCAGCGAAGGAGAAAAGGTCGTTACCACGGTCGTTCACCTCAGTGAGGTGGCCAACGTAATCGAGAGCATGGCCGGAAAGAAAAAAGCAGTTGAGATACTGATGGGCATACTGACTGCGGAGAACATCAAAGTACTGAACGTGTCGACCTCTGATTATCTGAAAGCAACCCTTGTGGCAGAGGAAAAGAGTCTCGGAATAAACGACGCCCTGGCTTATGTGAAGATGAAGGAAGCTGGTATCTACGAGGTTTATACCTTTGACGGAGACTTTGAGAAGCTTGAAGTCAGGGTTGTGAGGGATTAA
- a CDS encoding division/cell wall cluster transcriptional repressor MraZ, protein MEVLVKRLDSQGRLLLPKELREKMGEEVIIVDLGDRIELLPRKKVNLTKFFDSIDVEELDEWEELKRELWSK, encoded by the coding sequence ATGGAAGTTCTGGTGAAGCGGCTGGATTCTCAGGGGAGGCTTCTCCTCCCAAAGGAACTGAGAGAGAAGATGGGGGAGGAGGTAATCATAGTTGACCTTGGGGACCGGATTGAACTCCTGCCGAGGAAAAAGGTTAATCTCACTAAGTTCTTTGACAGCATCGATGTCGAAGAGCTGGATGAGTGGGAGGAACTTAAGAGGGAGCTGTGGTCGAAGTGA
- a CDS encoding archaeosine biosynthesis radical SAM protein RaSEA, whose amino-acid sequence MTYWTSEDNVAGKTGTALFIILPTIGCYRFRVGEPCYMCAYPTAAPKVKWSQEAIVDYVRDALKKIEGKKGPFAVRMFTSGSFLDNGELKPETRRKIFGLLAELDEVEEIVIESRSELVRYEAVKELAEIVPDKHFEVAIGLETASDDIADVSINKGNTFSEFVRAAEITHKVGAKVKTYLLLKPIFLSERDGIEDAEDSIIKAEPYTDTFSINITDIQKGTLYERLWEKREYRPPWLWSAVEVLIWAKRKFPHKRILSDPVGAGSRRGPHNCLTDYDRSIGRAIKKFSATQDLSHLENLKPECRERWSYIVENGLLDWQLITW is encoded by the coding sequence ATGACATACTGGACGAGCGAGGACAACGTTGCCGGAAAAACCGGAACGGCCCTTTTCATAATCCTGCCCACGATAGGCTGCTACCGTTTCCGCGTCGGTGAGCCGTGCTACATGTGCGCCTATCCAACAGCCGCGCCGAAGGTGAAGTGGAGCCAGGAGGCGATAGTGGACTACGTGAGGGATGCCCTCAAGAAAATCGAAGGTAAGAAGGGTCCCTTCGCGGTGAGGATGTTCACCTCGGGCTCATTCCTCGACAACGGCGAGCTCAAACCTGAAACAAGGAGGAAAATCTTCGGACTCCTCGCGGAGCTGGATGAAGTTGAGGAGATAGTAATAGAGAGCAGGAGCGAGCTGGTGAGATATGAAGCGGTTAAAGAGCTCGCCGAGATAGTCCCTGACAAGCACTTTGAGGTGGCCATCGGCCTTGAGACGGCGAGCGATGATATAGCCGACGTCTCTATAAACAAAGGGAACACCTTCTCTGAATTTGTGAGGGCTGCAGAAATAACCCACAAAGTGGGCGCCAAGGTCAAGACTTACCTCCTCCTCAAGCCGATTTTCTTGAGCGAACGCGATGGCATTGAGGACGCCGAGGATAGCATAATCAAGGCTGAACCGTACACAGATACGTTCTCAATCAACATAACCGACATCCAGAAGGGGACACTCTACGAGAGGCTCTGGGAAAAGAGGGAATACCGGCCGCCGTGGCTCTGGAGTGCGGTTGAAGTCCTCATCTGGGCGAAGAGGAAGTTCCCCCACAAGAGAATCCTGAGCGATCCCGTCGGCGCTGGTTCGAGGAGGGGCCCTCACAACTGCCTCACCGACTACGACAGGTCCATTGGAAGGGCAATAAAGAAGTTTTCAGCGACGCAGGACTTAAGTCACCTGGAGAACCTAAAACCTGAGTGTCGCGAACGCTGGAGCTACATAGTAGAAAACGGCCTTCTTGACTGGCAGCTGATTACGTGGTGA
- a CDS encoding C39 family peptidase, which yields MTRLRNYVGLFIIVLILSGLVGVTNTTYAKSEASFVTPNEAMLVAQKHLQWAYANIPDFRDWKDAKLSQPVMYYFPNGTRSAYEFTVLVKGKPDGFILVAAQRYMPPVLEFGKGEAPSKRLGRLGSARIQGFSTKQHRLLYYGGLSYSVELGNGKTLNIHGRSISVPKAVKLEFWHKPYISSAETKGDIHPMYTYVEKHIPNVPTWTTTDPGSYPTVYPYNVGPNGDPWSWWDGCAPIAASMVIAYYEPQLQDPWNREALIDIIHHTMKTDENGGTQIFNVAPGIEDLYEEYQHVSNLIALNNFVRNDYNAWLESRSIGFYDAISDINNDYPLLLLMINGSSALDRSQDYGNHAVTVVGYVGYAGAFYWEIHDTWDSEDHYIADKNWEEAWFVFIREK from the coding sequence GTGACACGATTAAGAAACTACGTAGGGTTGTTTATTATAGTTTTAATTTTAAGTGGGCTCGTGGGAGTTACCAATACAACCTATGCAAAAAGTGAAGCCAGTTTTGTAACTCCCAATGAGGCAATGCTCGTGGCTCAAAAGCACTTACAATGGGCGTATGCAAACATACCGGATTTCAGGGACTGGAAAGATGCAAAGCTTTCCCAGCCTGTGATGTACTACTTCCCAAACGGGACAAGGAGCGCCTATGAATTTACTGTGCTTGTGAAGGGAAAACCTGATGGCTTTATACTCGTAGCGGCACAGAGGTACATGCCTCCCGTTCTTGAGTTTGGGAAGGGAGAAGCGCCAAGCAAAAGACTGGGAAGACTCGGTTCAGCCAGAATTCAAGGATTTTCAACAAAACAGCACAGGTTGCTGTATTATGGTGGATTAAGCTACAGCGTGGAACTTGGAAACGGAAAAACTCTAAATATTCATGGTAGATCAATTTCAGTTCCAAAAGCCGTCAAATTAGAGTTTTGGCACAAACCGTACATCTCATCTGCAGAGACAAAAGGTGATATACACCCCATGTATACTTATGTAGAGAAACATATTCCAAATGTACCAACTTGGACTACAACAGATCCAGGAAGCTACCCAACTGTATATCCCTACAACGTAGGTCCCAACGGGGATCCTTGGTCTTGGTGGGATGGATGTGCACCGATAGCTGCTTCAATGGTGATAGCTTACTATGAGCCCCAGCTCCAGGATCCCTGGAACAGAGAGGCCTTGATTGATATTATTCACCATACTATGAAAACAGATGAAAATGGAGGCACTCAGATTTTCAATGTAGCCCCTGGTATAGAAGATCTCTATGAAGAGTACCAGCATGTTTCAAACTTGATAGCACTCAACAACTTCGTCAGAAATGACTATAATGCTTGGCTGGAAAGTCGTTCAATTGGATTCTATGATGCAATATCTGATATTAACAATGACTATCCCCTTTTACTATTGATGATTAATGGTAGCTCTGCATTAGATCGCTCCCAAGATTATGGGAATCATGCAGTTACTGTAGTTGGTTATGTTGGATATGCTGGTGCATTTTACTGGGAAATTCATGACACCTGGGACAGTGAAGATCACTACATAGCAGATAAAAATTGGGAGGAAGCATGGTTTGTCTTTATACGTGAGAAGTAA
- a CDS encoding 2-oxoglutarate ferredoxin oxidoreductase subunit delta — MADVESKTTVEKEEYLVIGKAEGIVEIDIDTFLCKGCGICVEMCPRKVFEWSEELSEKGVHYPVPVHAEKCVKCKLCELLCPDFAISVRW, encoded by the coding sequence ATGGCAGACGTCGAAAGCAAGACCACCGTTGAGAAGGAAGAATACCTCGTTATCGGCAAGGCAGAGGGAATAGTTGAGATCGATATCGACACTTTTCTCTGCAAGGGGTGCGGAATCTGCGTTGAAATGTGCCCAAGGAAGGTCTTTGAATGGAGCGAAGAGCTCAGCGAAAAGGGTGTCCACTACCCCGTCCCTGTCCACGCGGAGAAGTGTGTTAAGTGCAAGCTCTGTGAGCTGCTCTGCCCAGACTTTGCCATCTCGGTAAGGTGGTGA
- a CDS encoding 2-oxoacid:acceptor oxidoreductase subunit alpha — MIIRGDEPEQVALLKKLYKPGNYFMQGNEALSYGALFAGCRFYAGYPITPSSEIAETMARELPKLGGYYLQMEDEIGSIAAMVGASWTGFKVMTATSGPGFSLMQENLGYAAMTETPLVLVDVQRSGPSTGQATKGAQGDFFQARWGTHGDHPIIAVSPTSGQDAFWEVIRAFNIAEKLRNPVVFLFDGVLAHTREQIRIPNVEEVEIAYRKLPANEEEARLPFGDPHGDGVPPMPLFGHGYFTHVTGSTHKENGLRDVYTPEVHDRLVRRLHRKIEQNRHIYEKYEEHFTEDAEILVVSWGVTARPALGAVLKAREEGIKAGLFVPKTVHPFPGERMRELGKNVRAVLVAEMNLGQMIIEVERYLNDDVLLRGVNRIGGVPLTVGKILREIRGVA; from the coding sequence ATGATAATCCGCGGCGACGAGCCGGAGCAAGTTGCTCTCCTCAAAAAACTCTACAAGCCCGGCAACTACTTCATGCAGGGAAATGAGGCTTTATCCTACGGTGCGCTCTTCGCTGGCTGCCGTTTCTATGCTGGCTATCCAATAACCCCCTCAAGTGAAATAGCCGAGACGATGGCGAGGGAGCTTCCCAAGCTCGGCGGCTACTACCTCCAGATGGAGGACGAGATAGGCAGCATAGCGGCGATGGTCGGCGCCTCATGGACCGGCTTCAAGGTCATGACTGCAACCTCCGGCCCTGGGTTTAGCCTCATGCAGGAGAACCTCGGCTATGCGGCAATGACTGAAACGCCCCTTGTTCTCGTCGATGTGCAGAGGAGCGGTCCATCAACCGGCCAGGCTACCAAGGGGGCTCAGGGAGACTTCTTCCAGGCCCGCTGGGGCACCCACGGCGACCATCCAATAATAGCGGTTTCACCGACGAGCGGTCAGGACGCCTTCTGGGAGGTAATAAGGGCGTTCAACATAGCGGAGAAGCTCAGGAACCCGGTTGTCTTCCTCTTCGATGGGGTTCTGGCGCACACGAGGGAGCAGATAAGGATTCCCAACGTTGAGGAGGTGGAGATAGCCTACCGCAAGCTTCCGGCTAACGAGGAGGAGGCGAGGCTTCCCTTTGGAGACCCACACGGTGACGGCGTTCCACCAATGCCGCTCTTCGGCCACGGTTACTTCACACACGTTACTGGCTCGACACACAAGGAGAACGGTCTCCGCGATGTTTACACCCCTGAGGTTCACGACAGACTCGTGAGGAGACTTCACAGGAAGATAGAACAGAACAGGCACATTTACGAGAAGTACGAGGAGCACTTCACCGAGGATGCTGAAATCCTCGTGGTGAGCTGGGGCGTAACTGCTCGTCCAGCCCTTGGAGCGGTCCTCAAGGCGAGGGAAGAGGGAATAAAGGCAGGTCTCTTCGTGCCGAAGACAGTTCACCCGTTCCCCGGCGAGAGGATGAGGGAGCTCGGAAAGAATGTCAGAGCGGTTCTTGTAGCTGAGATGAACCTCGGACAGATGATAATCGAGGTCGAGCGCTACCTCAACGACGACGTTCTGCTCAGGGGAGTGAACAGGATAGGCGGCGTTCCGCTCACCGTTGGGAAAATCCTGCGCGAGATAAGGGGTGTTGCCTGA
- a CDS encoding 2-oxoacid:ferredoxin oxidoreductase subunit beta has product MAKEIYSTYPMIKYLRKEALPTALCPGCGGGTVLNAFANAVDGLKIDPKDLVVVSGIGCSAWIASPYFLADTLHTTHGRAIAFATGVKVGLPDKKVVVISGDGDLASIGGNHLLHAARRNIDITVILVNNMIYGMTGGQVAPTTPFGAKTTTSPYRNIEHPLQISETVAAAGASYVARWTTAHVYQLIESIKKALQVKGFSLVEVVSQCPVQFGRRNRMKEPAEMLRWFLKNSVPINKAKKMKPEELEGKFVIGEFVNRERPEFVTELNKLIDEVQEHFGLKGE; this is encoded by the coding sequence ATGGCGAAGGAAATCTACTCCACTTATCCGATGATTAAGTACCTCAGGAAGGAGGCCCTTCCTACTGCCCTCTGTCCCGGCTGCGGCGGCGGAACGGTTCTCAACGCCTTTGCCAACGCTGTTGACGGGCTTAAGATAGACCCAAAAGACCTGGTTGTCGTCAGCGGTATAGGCTGTTCCGCATGGATAGCCTCACCATACTTCCTTGCCGACACGCTCCACACGACCCACGGGAGGGCGATAGCCTTTGCCACCGGCGTTAAGGTCGGCCTTCCCGACAAGAAGGTCGTCGTCATAAGCGGGGACGGTGATCTGGCCAGTATAGGCGGGAACCACCTTCTCCACGCAGCCAGAAGGAACATCGACATAACCGTCATCCTTGTTAATAATATGATATACGGAATGACTGGCGGTCAGGTTGCTCCCACAACGCCGTTCGGAGCAAAGACTACTACAAGCCCATACAGGAACATCGAGCATCCGCTCCAGATTTCTGAGACGGTTGCTGCTGCTGGTGCCTCCTACGTAGCGAGATGGACTACGGCACATGTCTACCAGCTCATTGAGAGCATAAAGAAGGCCCTCCAGGTGAAGGGCTTCTCGCTCGTTGAAGTCGTCTCCCAGTGTCCAGTTCAGTTCGGAAGGAGGAACAGGATGAAAGAACCTGCAGAGATGCTCCGCTGGTTCCTCAAGAACTCGGTTCCAATAAACAAGGCGAAGAAGATGAAGCCGGAGGAGCTTGAGGGTAAGTTCGTCATCGGCGAGTTTGTGAACAGGGAGAGACCCGAGTTCGTTACCGAGCTCAACAAGCTCATAGACGAGGTTCAGGAGCACTTCGGGCTTAAGGGTGAATGA
- a CDS encoding nucleotidyltransferase family protein, translating to MEFELVGRRIREAFGDRVDEVIIFGSRVRGDYREDSDLDVLLILRDGIRPEDWGAIGKLSAELTLELGVSVMIVPHTSREDSLYTTAKTEGVAV from the coding sequence ATGGAGTTCGAGCTCGTAGGCAGGAGAATACGGGAGGCATTTGGAGACAGGGTAGACGAGGTTATCATCTTCGGTTCGAGAGTTAGGGGAGACTACAGAGAGGACAGCGACCTTGACGTCCTCCTTATCCTTCGAGACGGAATAAGGCCAGAAGACTGGGGCGCCATAGGGAAGCTCAGCGCTGAGCTTACCCTTGAGCTCGGTGTTTCGGTCATGATAGTACCCCACACATCCAGAGAGGACAGCCTCTACACCACTGCGAAGACGGAGGGTGTGGCAGTATGA
- a CDS encoding HEPN domain-containing protein produces MNAEEVKALLRKAEERLAASKELFESGHYAFAISSAYYAMFYCARALLISKGITPKSHAGVHAQLGKECVKTGEMPARLYTGYSKALNMRHTADYDAFVEYTGRDAREILEYAEEFLTFTKSYLEGKNDAD; encoded by the coding sequence ATGAACGCGGAAGAAGTGAAAGCACTGCTCAGAAAAGCCGAAGAGAGGCTCGCCGCTTCAAAGGAACTCTTTGAGAGCGGGCACTATGCATTCGCCATCTCAAGCGCATACTACGCAATGTTCTACTGTGCAAGGGCACTTCTCATCTCAAAGGGCATAACACCGAAGAGCCATGCGGGGGTTCACGCCCAGCTTGGAAAGGAGTGCGTGAAAACTGGCGAAATGCCCGCGAGACTCTACACGGGCTACTCCAAAGCCCTCAACATGCGTCACACGGCCGATTACGACGCTTTCGTTGAGTATACCGGAAGGGATGCGAGGGAGATTTTGGAGTATGCTGAGGAGTTTTTGACTTTCACAAAATCTTATCTGGAGGGTAAGAACGATGCAGATTAG
- a CDS encoding 2-oxoacid:ferredoxin oxidoreductase subunit gamma translates to MQIRFAGIGGQGVVLAGVILGEAAAIEGLNVVQTQDYSSASRGGHSIADVIISKEPIYDVIVTKADVLVALAQLGYDTVKDSLRKDGLLIIETDLVKPDRDYIGAPFTRLAEESTGLALTVNMVALGYLVAKTGVVKKENVEEAIRRHVPKGTEEINLRAFRVGFEEGSK, encoded by the coding sequence ATGCAGATTAGATTCGCTGGCATAGGCGGTCAGGGCGTCGTCCTGGCCGGGGTCATACTCGGTGAGGCCGCTGCCATCGAGGGCCTCAACGTGGTCCAGACCCAGGACTACAGCTCGGCCAGCAGGGGCGGCCACTCGATAGCGGACGTGATAATATCGAAGGAACCCATCTACGATGTGATAGTCACGAAGGCGGACGTCCTGGTAGCGTTGGCCCAGCTCGGCTACGACACTGTCAAGGATTCGCTAAGGAAGGATGGACTTCTTATCATAGAGACGGACCTTGTCAAGCCCGATAGGGACTACATAGGCGCTCCCTTCACGAGGCTCGCCGAGGAGAGTACTGGTCTTGCACTAACCGTGAACATGGTGGCCCTCGGTTACCTCGTGGCAAAGACAGGCGTTGTAAAGAAGGAGAATGTTGAGGAAGCCATTAGAAGGCACGTTCCCAAGGGGACTGAGGAGATAAACCTCCGTGCCTTTAGGGTAGGTTTTGAGGAGGGATCAAAATGA
- a CDS encoding 2-oxoacid:acceptor oxidoreductase subunit alpha, whose protein sequence is MRYPFPVGKADFIPGDEAIARAAILAGCRFYAGYPITPASEIFEAMALYMPLVDGVSIQMEDELGSIAAIIGASWAGAKAMTATSGPGFSLMQENLGYAVMTETPIVVVNMMRGGPSTGQPTFPSQGDIMQAIWGTHGDHMLIVLSPSTVQEAFDLTIRAFNLAEKYRTPVVLLGDAELAHMRERVYIPTPDEIEVINRKLPANEEEARLPFGDPHGDGVPPMPIFGKGYRTYVTGLTHDENGHPRTVEPEVQERLIGRIYRKILDHKDDIISYEKFGLDDADVAIVSTGIVSRSAIRAVKMLRERGVKAGLLKLHTVWPFDFDMIEELAEGVKKILVPEMNMGQLYHLVKEGANGKAEVELIPKVGGEVHTPMEIAEKVVG, encoded by the coding sequence ATGAGATATCCATTTCCAGTCGGAAAAGCCGATTTTATACCCGGCGATGAAGCCATAGCGAGGGCGGCTATCCTAGCGGGCTGCCGCTTCTACGCAGGCTACCCAATTACGCCTGCGAGCGAGATATTCGAAGCAATGGCGCTATACATGCCGTTAGTTGATGGCGTGAGCATACAGATGGAGGACGAACTTGGAAGCATAGCCGCGATAATAGGCGCATCCTGGGCCGGGGCGAAGGCCATGACCGCAACCAGCGGGCCTGGGTTCAGTCTCATGCAGGAGAACCTGGGTTATGCCGTCATGACTGAGACGCCGATAGTGGTCGTCAACATGATGCGCGGTGGCCCTAGCACTGGGCAGCCGACGTTCCCATCCCAGGGAGACATAATGCAGGCCATCTGGGGTACACATGGGGATCACATGCTAATCGTCCTCAGCCCATCCACCGTCCAGGAAGCCTTTGACCTGACCATTAGGGCGTTCAACTTGGCCGAGAAGTACAGAACACCGGTTGTTCTCCTTGGAGATGCAGAGCTGGCCCACATGCGTGAGCGCGTCTACATTCCGACGCCCGATGAGATAGAGGTCATCAACAGGAAGCTTCCGGCTAACGAGGAGGAGGCGAGGCTTCCCTTCGGAGACCCACACGGTGACGGCGTTCCACCAATGCCAATCTTCGGAAAGGGCTACCGCACGTACGTTACCGGCCTAACGCACGACGAGAACGGTCATCCGAGGACGGTGGAGCCCGAAGTTCAGGAGAGGCTCATCGGGAGGATTTATAGAAAAATCCTGGATCACAAAGACGACATAATCAGCTACGAGAAGTTCGGGCTGGACGATGCGGATGTTGCCATAGTCTCCACAGGAATAGTCTCACGCTCCGCCATAAGGGCAGTTAAGATGCTCCGCGAGAGGGGTGTTAAAGCAGGTCTCCTGAAGCTCCACACAGTGTGGCCCTTTGACTTTGACATGATAGAGGAGCTCGCGGAAGGGGTGAAGAAAATCCTCGTGCCAGAGATGAACATGGGGCAGCTCTACCATCTCGTGAAAGAGGGTGCCAACGGGAAGGCCGAGGTTGAACTGATACCTAAGGTAGGCGGCGAAGTTCACACCCCGATGGAGATTGCGGAAAAGGTGGTGGGATGA
- a CDS encoding 2-oxoacid:ferredoxin oxidoreductase subunit beta, with protein MYLKDAYDVRDKYLRKEMLPTIFCPGCGIGSALQFTLRAIDDLGYSQDEIVWVSGIGCSSRVPGYVNFDGLHTTHGRALAFATGIKLANPDLKIIAFMGDGDTSAIGGNHFIHAIRRNLDVTVILINNFTYGMTGGQVAPTTLKGLKGTTAPYGQFENPFDIAGLAVSAGANYVARWSVFNYLQGINSIKKALQKEGFSLVEFLSPCPVSFGRRNRMKTAPELLRWYQKITVPLNKAKKMSPEELEGKVVIGEFADRDRPGLVRSYMEYRERAKKMMGWEE; from the coding sequence ATGTACCTCAAGGACGCTTATGATGTTAGGGACAAGTACCTCAGGAAGGAGATGCTCCCTACAATATTCTGCCCTGGCTGCGGTATAGGTTCCGCCCTGCAGTTCACCCTAAGGGCAATAGACGACCTTGGTTACAGCCAGGACGAGATAGTGTGGGTCAGTGGAATCGGCTGCTCCTCCCGTGTGCCGGGTTACGTCAATTTCGATGGCCTTCACACCACCCATGGAAGGGCTTTAGCGTTTGCAACGGGCATAAAGCTTGCAAACCCCGACCTCAAGATAATCGCCTTCATGGGCGATGGAGACACCTCTGCCATAGGTGGGAACCACTTCATCCATGCGATAAGGAGGAACCTCGACGTAACTGTGATTCTCATCAACAACTTCACCTACGGAATGACCGGCGGCCAGGTGGCCCCGACGACGCTCAAGGGCCTCAAGGGCACCACAGCTCCCTACGGTCAGTTTGAGAACCCCTTCGACATAGCGGGCCTGGCCGTCTCGGCGGGGGCAAACTACGTTGCCAGGTGGAGCGTCTTCAACTACCTCCAGGGCATCAACAGCATAAAGAAGGCCCTTCAGAAGGAAGGCTTCTCCCTTGTCGAGTTCCTCTCCCCGTGCCCGGTCAGCTTTGGACGGAGGAACAGGATGAAGACCGCACCTGAGCTGCTGCGCTGGTACCAGAAGATAACCGTCCCGCTGAACAAAGCCAAGAAGATGTCCCCAGAAGAGCTTGAGGGGAAGGTCGTGATAGGTGAGTTCGCGGACAGGGACAGACCTGGTCTGGTGAGGTCTTACATGGAATACAGAGAGCGTGCCAAGAAGATGATGGGGTGGGAAGAATGA
- a CDS encoding 2-oxoacid:ferredoxin oxidoreductase subunit gamma produces MRKEVLFSGFGGQGVILAGVILGRAAAVYEGLYAVQTQAYGPESRGGASKAEVVISDESIDYPKTLQPDYAVFFSQEAYTKYLHTVKEGAKVIVEKDLVPHRDFEFEKKLDVVALPLTEIAENTTGLSLTMNILTLGLLTAWTSIVSKEAIEKAVQDAVPHGTEEINLRALRKGFELGERAGKSTL; encoded by the coding sequence ATGAGGAAAGAAGTCCTGTTCAGCGGTTTCGGAGGTCAGGGCGTCATACTTGCCGGTGTCATCCTCGGACGGGCGGCGGCCGTCTATGAGGGACTCTACGCAGTTCAGACGCAGGCCTACGGTCCGGAGTCAAGGGGTGGAGCGAGCAAGGCTGAGGTTGTCATCAGCGATGAATCCATAGACTATCCCAAAACCCTCCAGCCTGACTACGCGGTCTTCTTCTCGCAGGAGGCTTATACCAAGTACCTCCACACGGTGAAGGAGGGCGCTAAAGTCATAGTCGAGAAAGACCTTGTTCCCCACAGGGATTTCGAGTTCGAGAAGAAGCTCGACGTTGTGGCCCTTCCGCTGACTGAAATAGCGGAGAACACAACCGGGTTGAGCCTTACAATGAACATACTAACCCTCGGCCTCCTAACGGCGTGGACCAGTATTGTTAGCAAGGAAGCAATAGAAAAGGCCGTTCAGGATGCCGTGCCACATGGAACCGAAGAGATAAACCTCAGGGCCCTTAGAAAGGGCTTTGAGCTGGGAGAGAGAGCCGGGAAAAGCACTCTCTGA
- a CDS encoding DUF192 domain-containing protein: MLRNETKDRVWHGTVRMADTFFKRFRGLMLTKNVSQALVFVLPAETRANASIHMFFMLSNIDVIWLDSTRRVVDFKTARKWRLYTPKKAAKYIIEGPVGLIKTLEVDEGDLINWAPTEEKSRTVPVKSLLPGKIDLNGSKNSITMVESIKEIHTEKT, translated from the coding sequence ATGCTGAGGAATGAAACAAAAGACCGAGTCTGGCACGGGACAGTCAGGATGGCGGACACGTTCTTTAAACGCTTTAGGGGGTTAATGCTCACAAAGAACGTTAGTCAAGCCCTTGTTTTCGTTCTACCGGCTGAAACAAGGGCAAACGCTTCAATTCACATGTTCTTCATGCTGAGCAACATTGATGTAATCTGGCTTGACTCCACGAGGCGCGTCGTTGACTTCAAGACTGCCAGGAAATGGCGACTGTACACTCCTAAAAAAGCCGCCAAGTACATCATCGAGGGTCCCGTTGGACTGATAAAGACGCTTGAAGTTGATGAAGGGGATTTGATAAACTGGGCACCCACGGAAGAGAAAAGCCGGACAGTCCCAGTTAAGTCCTTGCTTCCAGGCAAGATTGATCTAAACGGTTCCAAAAACAGCATCACCATGGTTGAGAGTATAAAAGAGATACACACCGAAAAGACCTAA